The segment TAACGAATTGGAACACCGAACGGAGTAGATAATGCATTTAGCAATTGATACATCAACAGATATTGCCGGGATTGCAATAGCGGACGAATTAAATATATTATCGGAACTTACCTGGAATTGCGGGCAAAACCATTCCGTCCAGCTAATGCCCCGTATTACACAATTAATGGGTAAAGCCGAGATTAAGTTTGAACAACTTAACGGGGTTGTTGTAGCTATCGGCCCCGGCAGTTTTAACGGTTTGCGTGTCGGGGTCAGTACCGCCAAAGGGATTGCATACGGATTGGGGATTCCGCTCGTCGGAATAAGCACCCTCGAGGTAACCGCATACGGGTACGGTTTTAGCGATCTGCCGATATGCCCAATTATAAATGCGGGAAGAACCGAGGTTGCCGCGGCGTTATTTCGCCAAATTGATGGCGACTGGCAAAAATTAACCGCTGAGCATATTACAACAATCCCCGAATTATGCGAACAAACAAATTCAAAAACCCTATTTTGCGGAGAACTTAAACCTGCTGCAATTGAGGAATTAATACAAAAATTGGGCGATAAGGCGCTAATCCCCTCCCCCGCCGTGCGTTTGCGCCGCCCGGGTCTTCTTGCCGAGCTGGGGTATCGCAAACTCGAATCCGGTAATTATGATGACGCAGCCTCTTTGCAACCGATTTATTTAAAAAAGCCGCCGATTACACAGCATAAAAATATGACTCCTCAAGCGGAAAGCGAACTCTGATTTTCGCAATTTGAATATTAACCTCAAAATATAGAATAATAGACAGATACAATACGATAAT is part of the Dehalococcoidales bacterium genome and harbors:
- the tsaB gene encoding tRNA (adenosine(37)-N6)-threonylcarbamoyltransferase complex dimerization subunit type 1 TsaB, which produces MHLAIDTSTDIAGIAIADELNILSELTWNCGQNHSVQLMPRITQLMGKAEIKFEQLNGVVVAIGPGSFNGLRVGVSTAKGIAYGLGIPLVGISTLEVTAYGYGFSDLPICPIINAGRTEVAAALFRQIDGDWQKLTAEHITTIPELCEQTNSKTLFCGELKPAAIEELIQKLGDKALIPSPAVRLRRPGLLAELGYRKLESGNYDDAASLQPIYLKKPPITQHKNMTPQAESEL